The window TGAACAGGGAGCTGGTCGGCCATTCCATCCAGATCATCAGGCCCAGGGCCAGCTCCAGCAGGCCGCCGACGAACACCCAACCCCACTGGGGGAACTGATACCAGGCCGAGGCGATCGTCCGGAAGGCTCCCCCCACCAGCAGGCCGCAGGCGAGCAGCAGCGTCATCGCGGCCATGGCGTCGAGCGGCCGGTTGAGGAACAGCACCCCCATCACCGCGTACAGCACGCCCATCAGCAGGACCAGAAAGAACCCAGACCAGTCGCGAGTCCAGAAGGCCCCCACCAACTGCGCCGCGCCTCCCATGATGAGCAGCACGCCGATGGTCAGGGCGGTTGTGAGCGAGGCGATCATCGGGATCGAGATGGCCAGAGTTCCAGCGACCACCAGGACGATTCCCAGGCCGATGAGCCAGGGCCAGCGGCCTCGGATGACTTCCAGCTCGTGGCGCAACTCCCTCCGGAACCGCTTCCTCTCCTCCATGACGTCCACGTCGGTGCTCATGACTGAACCTCGTCTCTGGGGTGTCTCATGGCGCGCGGCTGAACCGCGCTTCGCCCGGAGGGAGGCGCGGTTCAAGCTCTGGACCGTCGAATTGCAACCGGCGCGCCCGACGCGCCGGGTCAACCCAGTTTACGCCGCCATCGCGGACGCCGCGAGAAGGTGACGGCCCCGACGCCCAGGACCAGCAAGGCCGAGGCCGGGGGCTCGTCGACGCTCGTCACGTCGAGGACCACCTTGGTGGAGGAGTTGAAGCCGAGCCCAGCCCATGAAACGGCGATCGCGCCGGTGTTGAAGGTCAGATTCGACAGGGTGAACCCGGTCATGTTCGTCGCCGAGTTGATCTTCACCGCCGTGATCGGGGGCGCGGCGAACGAGAGCAGGTTGCCGCTGGTGATGAACAGCCCGCCGGAGTTCAACGAGGTCGGCGACGACGACCAGGAGCCCGACGAGTTGAACTGGTAGATGATCTGATCGTTCGTGACCGTGACCGTGAACTGAGGCGAGTAAACGCTGTGCGCCGCACCTTCGGCCGTGAACATCGTGGACGACCCGTAAGTCCCCCCGAACGTGTAGTACTGCGAGACCACCGTCGACCCGATCAACCCGGCGCGGGCGGGAGCCGCCGCCGTCATGAATCCGAGAGACGAGACCGCGAGCACCTGAATGACGAACCGGGACGGCTTCATGATCGCTCCTTGAACAGGCGGGGTTAAGCAGGGTGGGCGTTGGCTCGATGCATGCCTCCAGCTAAACCCTAGGTCGCGATCACGGTAATGCGGATTGTGTGGACGGAATTTTTAAGAAAATCCTCCCTAAGGCTTCCTAATTCGGCCCCCGAGGTCCTATGAGACGGTGGATAGGCTTACTTGAGGCCGAGCCACGGATTGGCCCCGACGCTCCGTCTCCCCCGGGAGTTTGGATGCGACCAGGCCTTCGATGTGATGAGGGAGCCCGGCCGGGGCTCTCAGGGCGCGCGATAGGGCTTGCCGGCGCGGTACAGGTCGAGCCGCGAGCGGTAGTCGGCGAGGGTCGCCTCGTCGGGCTTGTCCAGGAGTTCGACGGCCTTCTCCTGCCACTTGACGGCGGCGGCGAAGTCGCCGGTTTCGGCGTGGGCGGCGGCGAGGGTGTCCAGGAAGACCGGCCACTTCCAGTCGTTCAGCTCGCAGGCTCGCAAGGCGGATTCCAGGGCTCGTTTGCCGTCGCGGACCTTGTCGTCGGGGGTCGTCGCCAGGAGCCGGGCGCGGTCGTCGTGGGCGTCGGGAGCCTGCGGGTCGAGGCGGATCGCCTCGTCGTAGTCGGCCAGGGCGCCGGCGAGGTCGCCCGCGGTCTTTCGGGCCAGGCCGCGGTTCCTGTGGGCGAGGACGTCGCTCGGGTCGATGCGGATCGCCTCGTCGTAGTCGGCCAGCGCCTGGTCGTTCTGCCGCTTGCACCATCGGGCGAAGGCCCGGCCGTGGAAGGCTGGGGCGTACCTTGGGTCGATGCGGATCGCCTCGTCGAGGTCGGCGATCGCCTTATCGTATTCGCCTTTCAGGTTCCAGATTTCGGCGCGGTTGACAAGGGTGACGGCGTCCTGGGGGGCGATTCGGATCGCCTCATCATAGTCGGCCAGAGCCTTGTCATACTCGCCCTTGACCTTCCAGACGATGCCCCTGTTGCCGAGCGCGGCGGCGTCGAGAGGGTTGAGGCGGAGGGCCTCGTCGTAGTCGGCGAGCGCCTTGTCGTGCTCGGCCTTGTTGTGCCAGGCGACGCCGCGGTCGCGGATGGCGGAGGCGTTCTTGGGGTCGCGTCGGACGGCCTCGTCGAGGTCGGCGAGGGCCCGGTCGAGGTCCCCCTTCCGGCCCCAGGCGCGGCCCCGGGCCGCATAGCTCGAGGCGTCGTTGGGGTCGAGTCGGATGGCCTCGGTGTACTCGGCGACGGCCCGGTCGTGGTCCTTCTTCTGGTCGAAGGCTTCGCCGCGGAGCTGGTGGTTGAAGGGATCCTGGGGGTCGATTCGGACGGCCTCGTCGAGGTCGGCCAGCGACTTGTCGTAGTCCTGCTTCCTGCCCCAGCAGACGGCGCGGTTCTGGTAGGCAACGGCGTCGTCTTCCTCCAGCTTGATCAGCGCGGTGTAGTCGGCGATCGCCTTATCGTATTCCCCCTTGTTCTGCCAGGCGATCCCGCGGTCGCAGAGGGCGCCGAGGTTTTGCGGATGGAGGCGGATGACCTCGGTGAAATCGGCGACGGCCCGGTCGTAGTCCTTCTTCTCGTTCCAGGCGGAGGCGCGGTTCTCGTAGGCCGTGATGTACTTGGGGTCGAGACGGATCGCCTCGTCGAAGGCGGCGATCGCCTTATCGTACTCGTGCTTGTTCGCCCAGGCCTTCCCGATCATGAGGTGGGCTTGGGCGTCGTTCGGCTGAAGGCGGACGACCTGGGTGTAATCGGCGATAGCCTTATCGTATTCCTTGCGTTCCACATGAATCCAGCCGCGGTTCTCGTGGGCGTCGGCGTTGTCGGGGTCGAGTCGAATGGCCTCGGAGTAGTCGGCGATCGCCTCGTCGTCTTCGTTCCTGCGACTCCGGATGTTGCCTCGATCGTAGTAGGCCCCGGCGTCGTTCGGGTCGAGTCGGATGGCCTCGTCGTAGTCGGCGACGGCCCCGTCGAGGTCGTCCTTCTGCTCCCGGGCGAGGCCGCGATTGTGGTAGCTGGCGGCGTCGTTCGGGTCGAGTCGGACGGCCTCGTCGAGGTCGGCGATCGCCGCGTCGTATTCGCCTTTCTCGCCCCGGACGGCGCCGCGAGCCTGGTAAGCCAGGCTGTATCGGGGGTCGAGTCGGATGGCTTCGGTGAAGTCGGCGAGGGCCTTGTCGTATTGCTTCTTGAGGCGCCAGGCGTGGCCGCGGTTGAGGATGACCCGGGCGTTGTTGGGGGCGATGCGGAGAGCCTTGTCGAAGTCGTCGAGGGCCCTGTCGTATTCCTTGTTCGTGAGCCGGCAACTGCCGCGCGCGATGAGGACCTGGACGTCGTTGGGGTCGATGCGGAGGGCCTCGGAATAGTCGGCGATCGCGGCGGCGGAGTCCCCCCTCTTGCTGCGGATCATGCCCCGGATTCGGTAGGCCTGGACGTCGTTGGGGTCGATGCGGATGGCCTCGCCAAGGTCGGCCGTCGCCTTATCGTGCTCTTGTTTGTTCGCCCAGGCCATGCCGCGCGCGGCGTAGGCGTCGACATTCCCGGGGTCGAGCCGGATGACTTCGTTGAAATCGGCGATCGCCGCGTCGTTCTCGCCTCGTTCGACCCGGATGTGACCGCGTGCCTGATGGGCGTCGAGAAAACCCGGGTCGATCCGGATCGCCTCGTCGTAGTCGGCGACGGCTTCCTCGTACTTCCGTTGAGACGCCCTGTTGACGCCTCGGCTGTAGAAGGCCCGGGCGTTCCGTGGGTCGATCCGGATCGCGGAGTTGAAGTCGGCGAGGGCCTTGTCGTACTCGTGCATTTTGCTCAGGTCAGCGCCGCGATAGATGTAAACGTCGACGTCGTTCGGGTCGAGGCGGATCGATTCGGAGTAGTCGGCGATGGCCTTGTCGTATTTCCCCTGATCGCTCTCGACCGTGCCGCGGGCCCGATAGGCCAGGGCGTACTGCGGATTGAGGTGGACGGCCGCGTCGAAGTCGGCGAAGGCCTTGTCGTCCTCGCCCTTCCGCTGCCAGGAGACTCCCCGATTGTAGAGAGCGACGGCGTTCTTGGGGGCGATCCGGACGGCCTCGTCGTAGTCGACGATCGCCCTGTCCTCGTCCTGCGATTCGCTCCTGGCGATCCCGCGGTTGATGTAGGCGCCGGCGTTCTTCGGGTCGATGCGGATCACCTCGGAGTAGTCGGCGATGGCCTTCTCGTATTCTTGTCGCGAATCCCAGATGCGGCCGCGATTACCAAGGGCGTCGGCGTCGTTCGGGTTGAGGCGGATGACCTCAGAGTAGTCGGCGACGGCCTTGTCGTACTCGCCCTTCTCACCCCAGGCGACGGCGCGGTTGAAGTAGGCGTCGGCGTCCTTCGTGCCCAGCCGGATGGCCTCGGTGAGGTCGGCGATCGCCTCGTCGTACTGCTTGAGGTCCAGGCGGAGGCTGGCTCGTTTGAGGTAGTTCTCGGGGCGGGCGGGGTCGGCCTGGATGAGGGCGGAGGCGTCCTCGACGGCCTGCTCCAGGGTCTTGATGTCCTTGAGGTCGATCCAGCCCTCGGCCGCGGCTCTCTCGGCGACGACCCGGGCGCGCGGGCCTTCGACTTTCTCGACCTTGTAGATCCGGCGGTCCTTGGGGTCGAGCTGCTCGTCGGGCTTGCCGTCGACGTGGAGCGTCGCGCCTTCCAGGGCGATCACGCGGCGGCCGATCAGAGCGGCGGCCGGGCCGGGCCCCGGCTGCTGGGCGAGGGTCGGACGAAGGCCGGCGATGAGCAGCGAAAGCGCCAGAAAGAGGCGGCGGTCGAGCATGGTCGGCGTCCTCGAAGCGGGGGTGGGGAGCCCGGGGGGCGCGGTCGAGCGGCGTCGATCCTAGCATGGAGTTGTGCGAGGGTCGATGATAAAGCCGTCAGGATGAGAGATGTGAATGCGCTGGGTGCCATGGCCACGCTGGCGTGGCCATGTGATCGGCGACGGTCGCGCTGCCGTCCCACGCCGGTCCATGGCCACGCCAGCGTGGCCATGGCACCCAGGGCCCGCTTCATTCCGGTGGTGTTGAGCGAGGAATGTCGAGATGGGGATGTGCAAAGGCCCCTCGCGGGCGGGGGCGGCCGGGGCGGTCGGGCGAGGTGTGGTTTGCGCGACGGCTTCCGGCCTCGCGCTCCTCGTCGACGTTCCTGGACGCCCCCTCCCGCGGAGGGGCTTGTGTGGCGGTCGGCCCGATTCGGGGCTGGGCTTGGGTCAGGCCAGGGCGACGGGTGTCAGCGTGACGGCGATGCTCTGGAAGTAGATCGCGGTCAGCCCTTCGTAGCCGGAATCGGTCCCGACGATCAGCCAGAGGTTGCCCTGGGCGTCGGCCTGGACGGTGGCCGTGTGGGTGTGCTCGCGGGTCAGGGAGACGTAGGGGACGCTCGTCTGGTCGCCTTCCAGCTCCTGACCGTTGGCGATGTTCCCGACCACCGAGGCGTCCCTCCCGCCGGTGGAGTTGTTCCCCTTGTCGATGTTCATGCGAAGCATGTCGCCGTCGACGACCGCTTCGGGCTCGATCGTCGACGCGCCGGCTTTCAGGACGACCGACTCGCCGGGCGCCCCGCCGATGCCGGCGGCGTTGCTGGGGGCGTTGGAGGCGAACTTGATGGTGAACTCCACGGAGTACGTCGCGCCCGCCACCACGCCGTCCGCCGCCGTCAGCTTGCGGGTCAGGAACATGAAGGCGTCGTCGGAGCGGTTGTGGGACTGGAGCAGGTAGCCCGTGCCGTCCGTATTCAGGTCGGCCGGCAGGTCGCGGATGCCGGAGTCCAGCTCGTAGGTGTCGTTGGGATTCGTGGGGATGTCGGCGAAGCCGGCGTCCCAGCCCTGGGCGCCCTGGGAGAAGTCGTACGATTCGGTCACGACCGAGGCCGTCGAGCCCCGGACGACCGAGACGCTCTTCATGACGACCTGGCCGTCCGGCGACGTGGCGCGGAGGTCGAAGGTGTTGACCCCCAGGGCCAGGTCGACGTCGAAGTGGAACGAGCCGTCCGCGCCGGCGGTGGTGGTCACGGCCGAAGTGCCCGCGCCCAGCTTGACGATCGACCCCGGCGCGGCCTTGCCGACCAGGCTGGTCTTGGAGACGTCCGCGTCGACCGTGTTGTCGCCGTTGGGGTCGTCCGCGGGGGCGACGCCGGCGGTCAGCTCGCGAGGGCGGTAGGAGGTCGAGGCCCCCAGGTTGCGGAAGGCCAGCCGCCAGTCGCGGAGCGTCGTCACGCCGTCGCCGTCGACGTCGGTCCCGGCGAGGACCGTGTCGGCCGGACCGTTCACGCCGATCGCCGATCGGATCGCCGCCAGGTCGGTGCGGTCGACCTTGAAGTCGCCGTTGACGTCGCCGGCCAGCGAGACGTTGACGTCGTAGCCGCCGGTCGTCCCGTTCTGGGCCGTCGGCTGGATCGTCAACGCGCCAGGTCCGACCGAGACGATGGTCGACGATCCCGTCCCCCCCGAGACGTCGTCGTGACTGGAGATCGTCTGCACGCCCCGAGGATTCGAGGAAGCCGTCTCGGCGGCCGCGGGGTCGAACGAGGCGTCGGTCGACTGCGTGTCGACCTTCAGCAGCACGCGATTCCCCGCGCCGGGGCGGAAGCCGAAACGGTCGACGACCAGCGTGTAAGAGTCGGCCGGCGCGAGCACCAGCCTCCCTTGATAGACGGCGAACTTCGACCCCCCCACGGTGGAGAGCAGGGTGCGATCTTCCAGCAGATCCAGGCAGGGGTTGCGGCCGATCCGACGTCGCGGATCAACATGGGAGGAGAGTCTCATGTTGTCGCTCCAATGGTGTGTCGCCGACGCCCCGAACCGCACGAGCCGGCTCGGCCGACGGCGGAAACGAAAGCGGCCGACGAAGATGATCGCGAAACCCGTTCCAACACCAGGATCGCAGTCAGCCCTCGTCGGCCACACGGGAGTCGAGATCCCATGCGAGCAGGCGACATGAATAAAGGTTCATGTTTCAGGCGGGAGCCGCCGCCGGTCTGGGCCGGTCGGTTGACGGGGGGAGAGGGCCGCCGGTAGGATCGGCGAGGGGGGGAGCCCCCGGG of the Paludisphaera rhizosphaerae genome contains:
- a CDS encoding dockerin type I domain-containing protein yields the protein MRLSSHVDPRRRIGRNPCLDLLEDRTLLSTVGGSKFAVYQGRLVLAPADSYTLVVDRFGFRPGAGNRVLLKVDTQSTDASFDPAAAETASSNPRGVQTISSHDDVSGGTGSSTIVSVGPGALTIQPTAQNGTTGGYDVNVSLAGDVNGDFKVDRTDLAAIRSAIGVNGPADTVLAGTDVDGDGVTTLRDWRLAFRNLGASTSYRPRELTAGVAPADDPNGDNTVDADVSKTSLVGKAAPGSIVKLGAGTSAVTTTAGADGSFHFDVDLALGVNTFDLRATSPDGQVVMKSVSVVRGSTASVVTESYDFSQGAQGWDAGFADIPTNPNDTYELDSGIRDLPADLNTDGTGYLLQSHNRSDDAFMFLTRKLTAADGVVAGATYSVEFTIKFASNAPSNAAGIGGAPGESVVLKAGASTIEPEAVVDGDMLRMNIDKGNNSTGGRDASVVGNIANGQELEGDQTSVPYVSLTREHTHTATVQADAQGNLWLIVGTDSGYEGLTAIYFQSIAVTLTPVALA
- a CDS encoding tetratricopeptide repeat protein, which gives rise to MLDRRLFLALSLLIAGLRPTLAQQPGPGPAAALIGRRVIALEGATLHVDGKPDEQLDPKDRRIYKVEKVEGPRARVVAERAAAEGWIDLKDIKTLEQAVEDASALIQADPARPENYLKRASLRLDLKQYDEAIADLTEAIRLGTKDADAYFNRAVAWGEKGEYDKAVADYSEVIRLNPNDADALGNRGRIWDSRQEYEKAIADYSEVIRIDPKNAGAYINRGIARSESQDEDRAIVDYDEAVRIAPKNAVALYNRGVSWQRKGEDDKAFADFDAAVHLNPQYALAYRARGTVESDQGKYDKAIADYSESIRLDPNDVDVYIYRGADLSKMHEYDKALADFNSAIRIDPRNARAFYSRGVNRASQRKYEEAVADYDEAIRIDPGFLDAHQARGHIRVERGENDAAIADFNEVIRLDPGNVDAYAARGMAWANKQEHDKATADLGEAIRIDPNDVQAYRIRGMIRSKRGDSAAAIADYSEALRIDPNDVQVLIARGSCRLTNKEYDRALDDFDKALRIAPNNARVILNRGHAWRLKKQYDKALADFTEAIRLDPRYSLAYQARGAVRGEKGEYDAAIADLDEAVRLDPNDAASYHNRGLAREQKDDLDGAVADYDEAIRLDPNDAGAYYDRGNIRSRRNEDDEAIADYSEAIRLDPDNADAHENRGWIHVERKEYDKAIADYTQVVRLQPNDAQAHLMIGKAWANKHEYDKAIAAFDEAIRLDPKYITAYENRASAWNEKKDYDRAVADFTEVIRLHPQNLGALCDRGIAWQNKGEYDKAIADYTALIKLEEDDAVAYQNRAVCWGRKQDYDKSLADLDEAVRIDPQDPFNHQLRGEAFDQKKDHDRAVAEYTEAIRLDPNDASSYAARGRAWGRKGDLDRALADLDEAVRRDPKNASAIRDRGVAWHNKAEHDKALADYDEALRLNPLDAAALGNRGIVWKVKGEYDKALADYDEAIRIAPQDAVTLVNRAEIWNLKGEYDKAIADLDEAIRIDPRYAPAFHGRAFARWCKRQNDQALADYDEAIRIDPSDVLAHRNRGLARKTAGDLAGALADYDEAIRLDPQAPDAHDDRARLLATTPDDKVRDGKRALESALRACELNDWKWPVFLDTLAAAHAETGDFAAAVKWQEKAVELLDKPDEATLADYRSRLDLYRAGKPYRAP
- a CDS encoding HdeD family acid-resistance protein — encoded protein: MSTDVDVMEERKRFRRELRHELEVIRGRWPWLIGLGIVLVVAGTLAISIPMIASLTTALTIGVLLIMGGAAQLVGAFWTRDWSGFFLVLLMGVLYAVMGVLFLNRPLDAMAAMTLLLACGLLVGGAFRTIASAWYQFPQWGWVFVGGLLELALGLMIWMEWPTSSLFIIGLFVGIDMLWSGWTWIMLGLRLKDLDARHKAHHPTPTAPAEPPPAAS